In the Deferribacter desulfuricans SSM1 genome, ATATGCGAAAAGATTCTTGAAAGAAGGGAATTATAGCTTGAGTAAAAGCTATGTGGACAAATTATTACAAGAATTTCCAGATTCTAAATATAGAGTTGAGGCAGCAAAAATTAGCGAAAGTATTTCTCTTATTATTGTAAGGAAAGAATTTACTAATACAAAGTATGAAAAGGCGTTATCGTTAGCTCAAGATTATTTATTAAATCACAAAAGTATCTATTTTAAGACAGAATGGGATAAATTAATTGGTGATTTATATTACAGGCTTTATAAAAAAGCTTTGAAAGAAGGTAATGAAGTAAAGGCTGTTGCTTTGGCCAAAGAGTATATGGTTTATTATCCAAATGGTAAATATAAAGGGGAGTTTTTAGACTACATATTTAATTATTTAATGAAGATGACTCTGAACTATATCAAAAATGGTGATTATATTAAAGTTATAAAATTGTATTCTGATAATAGTGGTTGGATTAAGAAAATGAATAAATAGATCTGATATATCTGTTTTAAAAGGGTATTTAGCATTTTGTTATTTTAAGTTGGGTGATTATGAAGTATCAAAAAAGATATATAACGAGATAAAGGTGTATGATAATTCGATTGTAAATTTGTTAGGGATACTTTTTGGGGAGAAAGTTACTGAAGATAATGTTAATAAATTGTCAAAAAATGATTTAATGATTATTTTTGACGAATTAAATATAAATAAAAAGGATGATTTGATAAGGATTTTAAAATTTTATAAAAAAGATTTGGTTTTAAGATATGATTTACTTTTGAAAATTATTTACACATTAGATGGTGACAAAAAATATAATGAATTAAAAAAAGCCTATCAGAATTTATCCGCTTTAGGTATGGATTCCCAGTTTCCAAAAATTTACGAAGAGCTTGGCGTATTAGAATTTAACAAGAAAAATTATCAAGTAGCTTTAAATTATTTTAAAAAATATTTATCAACTGCTAAAAATAAAGAAGAGATACCAAAGGTTTATTATTATACAGCTAAAAGTTATTTACAGCTAGATGATAAAATGAATGCAGTTTATTATTTTGATAAATTGATTAAAGAGTATCCAAAAAGTTTTTATAAAAATCTTGCTGAGAAAGAGGTGAAAGAGTTACGGTGGATAGAAAAGATAAAAAAAGCGAGTTAGAACTTTTAAGCGAAGCTTTTAATGTTTTTAATACTGCGACTGAAAAATTACAAGATAGTTATCAAAAATTAAAAGAGGAAACAGAAAAGCTTAGAAGAGAGATTGAGGAGAAAAATAAACAACTTGAAGAAACTTCTTCGCTACTTTCATCAGTTTTAATGAGCACACAAAGTGCTATCGTTGCAATTTCCAAAGATAGAGAGATTATTTTGTCAAATAAAAAGTTTGAATACTTTTACTGTAAATATAAAGATGAATTTATAAACAAAATTTGTGAATATAGAGAAAATGGGTCTTATGAATTTGAAATTGGGAAATCGACATTTAGAGTTCATGTTGGCAATTTTAAACATTCAGATGTGGAGGGTTGGACGTATTCTATTGAAGATATTACTCATTTAAAAGAGTTAGAAGAAGAGCATAGAAGAGATGAACATCTAAAATCGATGGGGGTGATGGCTGCAAACATAGCCCATGAGATAAGAAATCCTCTTGGTAGTATTGAGTTGTTTGCCTCATTGCTTGCTAGAGATCTTAAAAATGATAAAGAGAAACGTGTATTGATTGATTCTGTATTGAAAGGGGTCAAAAGTATCAATAATACTATATCAAATATATTGCTATTTACAAAAGAAGTTACATTAAGCAAAAAAGAGTATTATTTGGCTGATATTGTTGATGATGTTGTTTTATATCTTAGACACTTAATGAATGATAAAAAAATCAAATTTATAAATAAAATAGATGATGATTTTAAAATTTACTGTGATAGTGAATTAATGAAGCAGGTTTTTATGAATCTTATTCATAATGCGATAGACGCTGTTGATGCAAATGGTGAAATTAGAATATATTGCAAACAAGAGGAAAAGTTTGACGTTATAGTTGTAGAAGATAATGGCTGTGGCATTGATGAAGAGTTTATAAAAAAAATATTTATCCCTTTTCATACATCAAAAACAAAGGGGACTGGACTTGGATTGTCAATTGTTTATAAAATTATTAAAGCTCATTCTGGTAATATATATGTTGAAAGTGATGGGCAAAGTTTTACAAGATTTATTATTAAGTTAGGAAGGTGTTAAGATGTCAGAGATAAAAAGGGTTTTAGTCGTTGATGACGATGATAATATGAGAAATGGATTAAAATTGACAATTTCAAGGATGGGTATTGATGTGGATGTAGCTATTGATGCAAATGATGGGTTTGAAAAGGCTATGAAAACAAATTACGATTTGATAATCTCTGATATAAAGATGCCAAAGATTGATGGGATTACATTTTTTAAGATGCTTAAAAATGCAGGAGTAAAGACCCCTTTATGCTTCATAACAGCTTATGCCACAGTGGAGACAGCTGTTGAGGCTTTGAAACTTGGTGCTTTTGATTATATTATAAAACCTTTTCCACCTGAAGTTATTGAAGAGCTAATAGAGAGAGTGTTTAGTATAAATAATCTTAAACAAGAGGATCATAACGAAGATAGAAAATATGTTTATAAAAGCCGGTATATGGCAGAAATATTTAATCTTGCATTAGATGTGGCAAGCTCTGATGCCACAGTTTTGATTACAGGCGAATCTGGGACAGGTAAGGAAGTTTTAGCTAAGTTTATACATGAAAATAGTCGCAGAAAAGCTAAACCTTTTGTGGCCGTAAATTGTGCTGCAATACCAGAAAATTTAGTGGAAAGTGAGTTTTTTGGATACGAAAAAGGTGCTTTTACTGGTGCTGAAAAGAGAAAACCAGGTAAATTTGAGATTGCTGATGGTGGGACAATTCTATTGGATGAAATAGGGGAGATCCCAATTAATCTCCAGGCTAAGCTTTTAAGAGTGTTGCAGGAAAAAGAGATTGAGAGGTTGGGAGGTTTAAAACCTATACCTGTTGATGTAAGAATAATTGCTACGACAAACAGGGATTTGCTTGAGGAAGTAAAAAAAGGGAATTTTAGAGAAGATTTGTATTACAGATTAAATGTAATAAACTTACATATTCCGCCACTTAGAAGAAGGAAAGATGATATTTTGCATCTTGCTGAGTTTTTCGTGGAAAAGTATTCAAAATTAAATCGTAAAAAGGCTAAAAATCTTAGTGAAGACGCCAAAAGTACTTTAGTTAATTATGATTGGCCTGGAAATGTAAGAGAGTTGGAGCATACTATAGAAAGGGCTGTGATATTATCCAAAGGGGATAAAATTACTTCAAAAGATTTGTTTTTGCATGGTTTGGTTTTTCATGAAGAATCTTTAGTTGAAGAAGTTAAAACAGTTGATAGTGATATAAGCAATGATGAAGACAGTAAAGAACCTGAAAAAATAAGTTTTACTAATACATTGAAAAATAGAAGTATAGCTGATGTTGAAAAGGAACTTATTTTAAATACATTAAAAGATGTTGGTGGGAATAGAACCAAAGCTGCTGAAATTTTGGGAATTACAGTTAGAACACTTAGAAATAAGTTGAAAGAATATAGAGAACAGGGTATCGATATTGATAAATATTTAAATGATTAGTTGAAATTTTAGATAAGAAACACTATCTTATAGTTGTTAAAATAAAATGAGGCCTTCATGGATATAAATAAAACATTTATTGGTAGACAACCTATACTTGATGTAAGTGGGAAAGTTTTTGGCTACGAACTTCTTTTTCGCAAAAGCGGTGTTTCTAGTAGTGCCGTAATAGATGATCCATTTAAAACTGTTATAGAGACTTTTTTAAATGCTTTGGAGCATTTTGGTATAGATGTGTTAGTTGGTAAGGGGTATGCTTTTATTAATGTTAATAAAGAAGTAATTATGTCACCTGTTATTGAACTTCTTCCTAGCACGAGAGTTATTTTAGAAATTTTAGAAGATGTTACTGTTGATGAGGAGTTAATAGATAGGATTGAAGAGCTTAGACTAGAAGGTTATATGTTTGCTCTAGATGATTTTGTATTAGAGAAAACAAATATCGATTCTTTAAAAAAATTAGAGCATTTAATCGATATTGTAAAAGTAGATATTTTAAACTTAGATGAATCTGAAATTATTAAAGTGACAAACCATTTGAAAAAGACTAATTTTTTACTACTTGCTGAAAAAGTGGAAACATTTGAACAATATGATTTATGTAAATTTTTAGGTTATGAGTATTTCCAGGGGTTTTATTTTGAAAAACCGCAAATTTTAGAGGCTCAAAAAATTGATCCAAAAAAGTTTGGGATTTTAAGGCTTATTAATCTAATAAATAAAAATGCAAGCATTAAGCAGATTGTAGATGCATTTGCTTTACAACCTGATCTGAGTATTAGTTTACTAAAATTTATAAATTCAGCTGCTTTTTTTCTAAGAAATGAAGTGAAATCTATTAGACATGCAATAAGTTTAATAGGGATGAGAAAGCTTTTGAACTGGTTGATTATGCTTAGTTACGTTTCGAAAGATGATTCAGGATTAGATTCACCACTATTTCAAATGGTAGCAGTAAAAGCAAAGACTATGGAAATTTTGTGTAATGATTATTTGAAAAAGTCTGATTGTGACAGTGCTTTTTTGGCTGGCTTATTGTCAAATATTGATGTGCTTTTTTCGATGCCAAAAGAGAAGTTGTTAAAAGAATTTGCTATTTCTGATGACATAAAGAAAGCTGTGCTTGATTACTCTGGTTATTTGGGTGAATTATTAAGAATAGTGGAACAGTCAGATAAAAATGAGGATGTGGAAGAAATAGAAAATTCACTTGGTTTAACTTTAGATAACATTATTGATGCAAAAATAAAAAGTTATAATTGGTTTTACAACCTTGTTAAAGAGTTTGCATAGACTTTATGATTAATTATTTTTTGTGGTAATTAGTTTTTTAAATAGTAATTGTGTAGCTAATTTACCACCTAAATATGGTGGAGAGTTTATTTTCTCTGAAAGGTTCAATTTATAATATTCACTATAATTTTCAAAAAAAACATTTAAAGAGTTTAATGCTTTAATAGGGTTTTCAATATTGTTAAAATTTAAATTATTTGGTAAGGTATTGTACATTTTATAAACACCAGTTACAACTTTTGTCATAAAATC is a window encoding:
- a CDS encoding sensor histidine kinase; its protein translation is MDRKDKKSELELLSEAFNVFNTATEKLQDSYQKLKEETEKLRREIEEKNKQLEETSSLLSSVLMSTQSAIVAISKDREIILSNKKFEYFYCKYKDEFINKICEYRENGSYEFEIGKSTFRVHVGNFKHSDVEGWTYSIEDITHLKELEEEHRRDEHLKSMGVMAANIAHEIRNPLGSIELFASLLARDLKNDKEKRVLIDSVLKGVKSINNTISNILLFTKEVTLSKKEYYLADIVDDVVLYLRHLMNDKKIKFINKIDDDFKIYCDSELMKQVFMNLIHNAIDAVDANGEIRIYCKQEEKFDVIVVEDNGCGIDEEFIKKIFIPFHTSKTKGTGLGLSIVYKIIKAHSGNIYVESDGQSFTRFIIKLGRC
- a CDS encoding sigma-54-dependent transcriptional regulator, coding for MSEIKRVLVVDDDDNMRNGLKLTISRMGIDVDVAIDANDGFEKAMKTNYDLIISDIKMPKIDGITFFKMLKNAGVKTPLCFITAYATVETAVEALKLGAFDYIIKPFPPEVIEELIERVFSINNLKQEDHNEDRKYVYKSRYMAEIFNLALDVASSDATVLITGESGTGKEVLAKFIHENSRRKAKPFVAVNCAAIPENLVESEFFGYEKGAFTGAEKRKPGKFEIADGGTILLDEIGEIPINLQAKLLRVLQEKEIERLGGLKPIPVDVRIIATTNRDLLEEVKKGNFREDLYYRLNVINLHIPPLRRRKDDILHLAEFFVEKYSKLNRKKAKNLSEDAKSTLVNYDWPGNVRELEHTIERAVILSKGDKITSKDLFLHGLVFHEESLVEEVKTVDSDISNDEDSKEPEKISFTNTLKNRSIADVEKELILNTLKDVGGNRTKAAEILGITVRTLRNKLKEYREQGIDIDKYLND
- a CDS encoding EAL and HDOD domain-containing protein — encoded protein: MDINKTFIGRQPILDVSGKVFGYELLFRKSGVSSSAVIDDPFKTVIETFLNALEHFGIDVLVGKGYAFINVNKEVIMSPVIELLPSTRVILEILEDVTVDEELIDRIEELRLEGYMFALDDFVLEKTNIDSLKKLEHLIDIVKVDILNLDESEIIKVTNHLKKTNFLLLAEKVETFEQYDLCKFLGYEYFQGFYFEKPQILEAQKIDPKKFGILRLINLINKNASIKQIVDAFALQPDLSISLLKFINSAAFFLRNEVKSIRHAISLIGMRKLLNWLIMLSYVSKDDSGLDSPLFQMVAVKAKTMEILCNDYLKKSDCDSAFLAGLLSNIDVLFSMPKEKLLKEFAISDDIKKAVLDYSGYLGELLRIVEQSDKNEDVEEIENSLGLTLDNIIDAKIKSYNWFYNLVKEFA
- a CDS encoding tetratricopeptide repeat protein; translated protein: MGDYEVSKKIYNEIKVYDNSIVNLLGILFGEKVTEDNVNKLSKNDLMIIFDELNINKKDDLIRILKFYKKDLVLRYDLLLKIIYTLDGDKKYNELKKAYQNLSALGMDSQFPKIYEELGVLEFNKKNYQVALNYFKKYLSTAKNKEEIPKVYYYTAKSYLQLDDKMNAVYYFDKLIKEYPKSFYKNLAEKEVKELRWIEKIKKAS